The Clostridia bacterium genome window below encodes:
- a CDS encoding GNAT family N-acetyltransferase has protein sequence NDRQRRLYFSWLRHRSHNRFLGIRFRSHWVAFLVADPWWVSWRGQRVGEIHELVVDPALWGRGLGSKLLEAGIQYLVQRGHRRIELWVGKDNLTAKRFYCRHGFRTGILWNNRWQQMLKYERPNSK, from the coding sequence AAACGACCGCCAACGCCGCCTATATTTTTCCTGGCTTCGCCACCGATCGCACAACCGATTCTTAGGGATACGGTTCCGTTCGCACTGGGTGGCTTTCCTAGTGGCTGATCCGTGGTGGGTTTCGTGGAGGGGACAGCGAGTAGGAGAAATTCACGAGTTGGTAGTTGACCCAGCATTGTGGGGGCGAGGATTAGGAAGTAAGCTATTGGAGGCAGGCATACAGTATTTAGTCCAGCGCGGACACCGAAGAATAGAACTCTGGGTAGGAAAAGATAACCTTACCGCCAAGCGCTTCTATTGCCGGCATGGCTTCAGGACAGGTATACTTTGGAATAATCGGTGGCAGCAAATGCTTAAATATGAACGGCCCAACAGTAAGTAA